In one Pseudomonas sp. R84 genomic region, the following are encoded:
- a CDS encoding polyhydroxyalkanoic acid system family protein: MAKITVERAHNLGKEAAREKADKLAQKLSEQYGLEPQWSGDTLNLKRSGVKGAVHVADDSIKVDVELGLMMSAMSGMIKAEIEKALDKALV, translated from the coding sequence ATGGCCAAAATCACTGTTGAGCGTGCCCACAATCTGGGTAAGGAAGCTGCCCGCGAGAAGGCCGACAAGCTGGCGCAAAAACTCTCCGAGCAATATGGCCTGGAGCCGCAATGGTCCGGCGACACCCTGAACCTCAAGCGCTCGGGCGTGAAAGGCGCGGTGCATGTGGCGGACGATTCGATCAAGGTCGACGTTGAGCTGGGCCTGATGATGTCGGCCATGAGCGGCATGATCAAAGCCGAAATCGAAAAAGCCCTCGACAAAGCTTTGGTTTGA
- the phaC gene encoding class II poly(R)-hydroxyalkanoic acid synthase, with protein MRDKPATGVVPSPAVFINAQSAITGLRGRDLISTLRNVAAHGLRNPIHSAKHALKLGGQLGRVLLGETLHPTNPNDSRFADPAWSLNPFYRRSLQAYLAWQKQVKSWIDESNMSPDDRARAHFAFTLLNDAVAPSNTLLNPLAVKELFNSGGHSLVRGLSHLFDDLLHNDGLPRQVTKQAFEVGKTVATTTGSVVFRNEMLELIQYKPMSEKQYAKPLLVVPPQINKYYIFDLSPHNSFVQYALKNGLQTFMISWRNPDVRHREWGLSTYVEAVEEAMNICRAITGAREVNLMGACAGGLTIAALQGHLQAKRQLRRVSSATYLVSLLDSEIETSATLFADEQTLEAAKRRSYQKGVLEGRDMAKVFAWMRPNDLIWSYFVNNYLLGKEPPAFDILYWNNDNTRLPAAFHGDLLDFFKHNPLTHPGGLEVCGTPIDLQKVTVDSFSVAGMNDHITPWDAVYRSTLLLGGERRFLLSNSGHVQSILNPPSNPKAAYVENGKMSSDPRAWYYDGKHVDGSWWPQWLEWIQQRSGAQHETSFTLGNPNYPPMEAAPGTYVRVR; from the coding sequence ATGCGCGACAAACCAGCGACGGGCGTAGTGCCCAGCCCCGCCGTGTTCATCAACGCACAAAGTGCGATCACCGGCCTGCGTGGGCGGGATTTGATTTCGACCTTGCGCAATGTGGCAGCCCATGGCCTGCGTAACCCGATCCACAGTGCGAAGCATGCCTTGAAACTCGGCGGCCAATTGGGCCGCGTGCTGCTCGGCGAAACTCTGCACCCGACCAATCCGAACGACAGCCGCTTCGCCGATCCGGCGTGGAGCCTCAACCCGTTTTACCGGCGTAGCCTGCAGGCCTATCTGGCCTGGCAGAAGCAGGTCAAAAGCTGGATCGATGAAAGCAACATGAGCCCGGACGATCGCGCTCGTGCGCACTTCGCCTTCACCCTGCTCAACGACGCCGTGGCGCCGTCGAACACCCTGCTCAATCCACTGGCGGTCAAGGAGCTGTTCAACTCCGGTGGGCACAGCCTGGTGCGCGGTCTCAGTCATTTGTTCGATGACCTGCTGCACAACGACGGCTTGCCACGTCAGGTGACCAAACAGGCTTTCGAGGTCGGCAAAACCGTCGCCACCACCACCGGCTCGGTGGTGTTTCGCAACGAGATGCTGGAACTGATCCAGTACAAACCGATGAGCGAAAAGCAGTACGCCAAGCCGCTGCTGGTGGTGCCGCCGCAAATCAACAAGTACTACATTTTCGACCTGAGCCCGCACAACAGCTTCGTCCAGTACGCCCTGAAAAACGGTTTGCAGACGTTCATGATCAGTTGGCGCAACCCGGATGTGCGCCATCGCGAATGGGGCCTGTCGACCTACGTCGAGGCTGTGGAAGAAGCGATGAACATCTGCCGGGCGATCACCGGCGCCCGCGAGGTCAACCTGATGGGCGCCTGCGCTGGCGGGCTGACCATCGCCGCGCTGCAAGGGCATTTGCAGGCCAAGCGGCAGCTGCGAAGGGTTTCCAGCGCGACGTATCTGGTCAGCCTGCTCGACAGCGAAATCGAAACCTCGGCTACGCTGTTTGCCGATGAGCAAACCCTCGAAGCGGCCAAGCGTCGCTCCTATCAGAAAGGCGTGCTCGAAGGTCGCGACATGGCCAAGGTCTTCGCTTGGATGCGCCCCAACGATCTGATCTGGAGCTACTTCGTCAACAACTACCTGCTGGGCAAAGAGCCGCCGGCCTTCGACATCCTCTACTGGAACAACGACAACACCCGTCTGCCCGCCGCGTTTCACGGCGACTTGCTGGACTTCTTCAAGCACAACCCGCTGACCCATCCGGGTGGACTTGAGGTCTGTGGCACGCCGATCGATCTGCAGAAAGTCACCGTCGACAGCTTCAGCGTCGCCGGCATGAACGACCACATCACACCGTGGGATGCGGTGTATCGCTCGACCCTGCTGCTCGGTGGCGAGCGGCGTTTCTTGCTGTCCAACAGCGGCCATGTGCAGAGCATTCTCAACCCGCCAAGCAACCCGAAAGCCGCGTACGTCGAGAACGGCAAGATGAGCAGCGACCCGCGCGCCTGGTACTACGACGGCAAGCACGTCGACGGCAGTTGGTGGCCGCAGTGGCTGGAATGGATTCAACAGCGCTCCGGCGCCCAGCACGAAACCTCGTTCACCCTCGGCAATCCGAACTATCCACCGATGGAGGCAGCGCCCGGTACTTACGTGCGTGTGCGCTGA
- the phaZ gene encoding poly(3-hydroxyalkanoate) depolymerase, which produces MPQPFIFRTVDLDGQTLRTAVRPGKPHLTPLLIFNGIGANLELVFPFVAALDPDLEVIAFDVPGVGGSSTPNRPYRFPGLAKLTSRMLDYLDYGQVNVIGVSWGGALAQQFAYDYPERCKKLVLAATAAGAVMVPGKPKVLWMMASPRRYIQPSHVIRIAPLIYGGSFRRDPTLAASHAAKVRSAGKLGYYWQLFAGLGWTSIHWLHKIHQPTLVLAGDDDPLIPLINMRMLAWRIPNAQLHIIDDGHLFLITRAEAVAPIIMKFLQEERQRAVMHPHPTPLGG; this is translated from the coding sequence ATGCCGCAACCGTTCATATTCCGTACCGTCGATCTGGATGGCCAGACCCTCCGCACGGCGGTACGCCCCGGCAAGCCTCACTTGACGCCCTTGCTGATTTTCAACGGCATCGGCGCCAACCTGGAGCTGGTGTTTCCGTTTGTCGCGGCACTGGATCCAGATCTGGAAGTGATCGCCTTCGACGTGCCCGGTGTCGGCGGTTCCTCGACGCCGAACCGGCCGTATCGCTTTCCCGGTCTGGCCAAGCTGACCTCGCGCATGCTCGATTACCTCGACTACGGTCAGGTCAACGTCATTGGCGTGTCGTGGGGCGGCGCGCTCGCGCAGCAGTTCGCCTACGACTACCCCGAGCGCTGCAAGAAACTGGTGCTGGCGGCGACCGCTGCCGGTGCGGTGATGGTGCCGGGCAAACCGAAAGTGCTGTGGATGATGGCCAGTCCCCGGCGCTACATCCAGCCGTCCCATGTGATCCGCATCGCCCCGCTGATCTACGGCGGCTCGTTCCGTCGCGACCCGACGCTCGCGGCCAGCCACGCCGCGAAAGTGCGTTCGGCGGGCAAGCTCGGTTACTACTGGCAACTGTTCGCCGGCTTGGGCTGGACCAGCATTCACTGGCTGCACAAGATCCATCAGCCGACGCTGGTGCTGGCCGGCGATGACGATCCGCTGATCCCGCTGATCAACATGCGCATGCTCGCCTGGCGCATTCCCAACGCCCAACTGCACATCATCGACGACGGTCATCTGTTCCTGATTACCCGCGCCGAAGCGGTGGCGCCGATCATCATGAAATTCCTCCAGGAGGAACGTCAGCGCGCGGTGATGCATCCGCATCCGACACCGCTCGGCGGTTAA
- a CDS encoding SCP2 domain-containing protein, with protein sequence MLLTGLLASVELGLNRVLRLDSTALPRLAHLTGKVIAVDCRSPALQLFILPSDEGLMLASHWETAVDCTLRAPASSLIKLAVSKDKTAVLHAPEVELDGDSGVLLELAGVLQDLELDWEYELSRWLGPVATQLVGGHLRSRARWYQQGFASLNQNLAEYLAEESRTLVGQREAEARFSELDRIKLDLERLEARFERLSRSLDPSDNA encoded by the coding sequence ATGTTGCTCACCGGGCTGCTCGCCAGCGTTGAACTCGGCCTCAACCGGGTGCTGCGTCTCGACAGCACGGCGTTGCCACGGCTGGCGCATTTGACCGGCAAGGTGATTGCCGTCGACTGCCGCAGCCCGGCGCTGCAACTGTTCATTCTGCCGAGCGACGAAGGTTTGATGCTGGCGTCCCATTGGGAAACCGCTGTCGACTGCACCCTGCGTGCGCCGGCCTCGAGCCTGATCAAACTGGCCGTGAGCAAAGACAAGACTGCGGTGCTGCACGCCCCGGAAGTCGAACTCGATGGCGACAGCGGCGTGCTGCTGGAACTGGCCGGTGTGCTGCAGGATCTTGAGCTGGACTGGGAGTACGAACTCTCGCGCTGGCTCGGCCCGGTCGCCACGCAACTGGTCGGTGGCCATCTGCGCAGCCGCGCGCGCTGGTATCAACAAGGATTTGCCAGCCTTAACCAGAACCTCGCCGAATACCTCGCCGAAGAATCGCGCACCCTCGTCGGGCAGCGCGAAGCCGAAGCGCGGTTTAGCGAACTGGACCGGATCAAACTTGATCTGGAACGTCTCGAGGCGCGTTTCGAGCGCCTTTCCCGATCCCTCGACCCAAGCGATAACGCATGA
- the ubiE gene encoding bifunctional demethylmenaquinone methyltransferase/2-methoxy-6-polyprenyl-1,4-benzoquinol methylase UbiE, with translation MTDQRKGSDAEPTTHFGFKNVPESQKAEKVAEVFHSVAAKYDLMNDLLSGGMHRLWKRFAIELSGVRSGNRVLDIAGGTGDLTKKFSHLVGPTGQVVLADINESMLKVGRDRLLDLGVAGNVEFVQADAEKLPFPDNHFDCVTIAFGLRNVTHKEDALRSMLRVLKPGGRLLVLEFSKPTNALMSKAYDAYSFAFMPLMGKLITNDSESYRYLAESIRMHPNQETLKSMMVDAGFDRVTYHNMTAGIVALHRGIKP, from the coding sequence ATGACTGATCAGCGCAAAGGCAGCGATGCCGAACCCACCACTCACTTCGGCTTCAAAAACGTTCCGGAAAGCCAGAAAGCGGAAAAAGTCGCTGAGGTTTTCCACTCGGTAGCCGCCAAGTACGACCTGATGAACGACCTTCTGTCGGGCGGCATGCACCGTCTGTGGAAGCGTTTTGCGATCGAACTGTCGGGCGTGCGCAGCGGTAACCGCGTGCTGGACATCGCCGGCGGTACCGGTGATCTGACCAAAAAATTCTCGCACCTGGTCGGCCCGACCGGTCAGGTGGTATTGGCTGACATCAACGAATCGATGCTCAAGGTCGGTCGTGACCGTCTGCTCGATCTGGGTGTTGCCGGCAACGTCGAATTCGTTCAGGCGGACGCAGAAAAACTGCCGTTCCCGGACAACCATTTCGATTGCGTGACCATCGCCTTCGGCCTGCGCAACGTGACGCACAAAGAAGACGCCCTGCGCTCAATGCTGCGCGTGCTCAAGCCCGGCGGTCGTTTGTTGGTGCTGGAATTCTCCAAGCCGACCAACGCGCTGATGTCGAAAGCCTACGATGCCTATTCGTTCGCCTTCATGCCGCTGATGGGCAAGCTGATCACCAACGACTCGGAAAGCTATCGCTATCTGGCCGAATCGATCCGCATGCACCCGAATCAGGAAACCCTGAAGTCGATGATGGTCGACGCCGGTTTCGACCGCGTGACCTATCACAACATGACCGCAGGCATCGTCGCCCTGCACCGTGGCATCAAGCCCTGA
- a CDS encoding TetR/AcrR family transcriptional regulator, translating into MKTRDRILECALQLFNEKGEPNVSTMEVANEMGISPGNLYYHFHGKEPLILGLFERFQNELAPLLDPPADVELAPEDYWLFLHLIVERLAQYRFLFQDLSNLAGRLPKLAKGIRHLLNALKRTLASLLARLKAGGQLVSDTQALGQLVEQITMTLLFSLDYQRILDREGEVRLVVYQIMMLVAPHLLPPVKVATERMALQYLEDHD; encoded by the coding sequence ATGAAAACCCGCGACCGGATTCTCGAATGTGCTTTGCAACTGTTCAACGAAAAGGGCGAGCCGAACGTTTCCACCATGGAGGTGGCCAACGAAATGGGGATCAGCCCGGGCAATCTCTACTACCACTTCCACGGCAAGGAACCGCTGATTCTCGGGTTGTTCGAACGCTTCCAGAATGAACTGGCGCCACTGCTCGATCCGCCAGCGGATGTGGAACTGGCACCTGAGGATTACTGGCTGTTTCTGCATTTGATCGTCGAGCGGCTGGCGCAGTATCGCTTTCTGTTTCAGGACCTGTCGAACCTCGCCGGACGACTGCCAAAACTGGCCAAGGGCATTCGACATCTGCTCAATGCGTTGAAGCGCACCCTAGCGTCGTTGCTGGCGCGGTTGAAGGCTGGAGGGCAGTTGGTCAGTGATACGCAGGCGTTGGGGCAGTTGGTGGAGCAGATCACCATGACGCTGCTGTTTTCGCTGGATTATCAGCGGATTCTGGATCGGGAGGGTGAGGTGAGATTGGTCGTGTACCAGATCATGATGCTGGTAGCGCCGCACTTGCTGCCGCCGGTTAAGGTCGCCACCGAACGCATGGCCCTGCAGTACCTTGAAGATCACGACTGA
- the phaC gene encoding class II poly(R)-hydroxyalkanoic acid synthase, whose amino-acid sequence MSNKNNDDLKYQASENTLGLNPVVGLRGKDLLASARMVLKQAIRQPIHSVKHVTHFGLELKNVLFGKSELQPAGDDRRFADPAWSQNPLYKRYLQTYLAWRKELHAWIDDSSLSPKDIARGHFVINLMTEAMAPTNTAANPAAVKRFFETGGKSLLDGLSHLAKDLVHNGGMPSQVNMGAFEVGKSLGVTEGAVVFRNDVLELIQYKPITEQVHERPLLVVPPQINKFYVFDLSPDKSLARFCLRNNVQTFIVSWRNPTKAQREWGLSTYIDALKEAVDVVTAITGSKDVNMLGACSGGITCTALLGHYAAIGEKKVNALTLLVSVLDTTLDSDVALFVDEQTLETAKRHSYQAGVLEGKDMAKVFAWMRPNDLIWNYWVNNYLLGNEPPVFDILFWNNDTTRLPAAFHGDLIEMFKNNPLIRPNALEVCGTPIDLKQVTADIFSLAGTNDHITPWKSCYKSAQLFGGKVEFVLSSSGHIQSILNPPGNPKSRYMTSEEVAANADEWQENSTKHTDSWWLYWQTWQAERSGNLKKAPLKLGNKAYPAGEASPGTYVHER is encoded by the coding sequence ATGAGTAACAAGAATAACGATGACCTGAAGTACCAAGCCTCGGAAAACACCCTGGGGCTTAATCCCGTCGTTGGGCTACGCGGAAAGGATCTGCTGGCCTCTGCTCGTATGGTGCTGAAACAGGCCATCAGACAACCGATCCATAGCGTCAAGCACGTCACCCATTTCGGCCTCGAACTGAAGAACGTGTTGTTTGGAAAATCCGAACTGCAACCGGCTGGCGATGACCGTCGCTTCGCTGATCCTGCGTGGAGCCAGAACCCGCTCTACAAACGTTATCTGCAAACTTACCTGGCGTGGCGCAAGGAACTCCATGCCTGGATCGATGACAGCAGCCTGTCACCCAAAGACATTGCCCGCGGCCACTTTGTCATCAACCTGATGACCGAAGCCATGGCCCCGACCAACACCGCCGCCAACCCGGCCGCCGTGAAACGCTTCTTCGAAACCGGCGGCAAAAGCCTGCTCGACGGTCTCTCGCATCTGGCCAAGGATCTGGTGCACAACGGCGGCATGCCGAGCCAGGTCAACATGGGCGCGTTTGAAGTCGGCAAGAGCCTCGGCGTCACCGAAGGCGCGGTGGTGTTTCGCAACGACGTGCTGGAGCTGATCCAGTACAAGCCGATCACCGAGCAAGTCCACGAGCGCCCTTTGCTGGTGGTGCCGCCGCAGATCAACAAGTTCTACGTATTCGATTTGAGCCCGGACAAGAGTCTGGCGCGCTTCTGCCTGCGCAATAACGTGCAGACGTTTATCGTCAGCTGGCGCAACCCGACCAAAGCACAGCGCGAGTGGGGCCTGTCGACCTATATCGACGCGCTGAAAGAAGCCGTCGACGTGGTCACCGCGATTACCGGCAGCAAAGACGTGAACATGCTCGGCGCCTGCTCCGGCGGCATCACCTGCACCGCCCTGCTCGGCCATTACGCGGCGATCGGCGAGAAGAAGGTCAATGCCCTCACGCTGCTGGTCAGCGTGCTCGACACGACGCTGGACAGCGACGTCGCCCTGTTCGTCGACGAGCAGACTCTGGAGACCGCCAAGCGCCATTCGTACCAGGCCGGCGTGCTCGAAGGCAAAGACATGGCCAAGGTCTTCGCCTGGATGCGTCCCAACGACCTTATCTGGAACTACTGGGTCAACAACTACCTGCTCGGCAATGAGCCGCCGGTGTTCGACATCCTGTTCTGGAACAACGACACCACCCGGTTGCCCGCTGCGTTCCACGGCGACCTGATCGAGATGTTCAAAAACAACCCACTGATCCGCCCGAATGCACTGGAAGTGTGCGGCACGCCGATCGACCTCAAGCAGGTCACGGCCGATATCTTCTCGCTGGCCGGCACCAACGACCACATCACGCCGTGGAAGTCCTGCTACAAGTCGGCGCAGTTGTTCGGCGGCAAAGTGGAATTCGTGCTGTCGAGCAGTGGGCATATCCAGAGCATCCTGAACCCGCCGGGCAATCCGAAATCGCGCTACATGACCAGCGAAGAAGTGGCTGCCAATGCCGATGAATGGCAAGAGAACTCGACCAAGCACACCGACTCCTGGTGGCTGTACTGGCAGACGTGGCAGGCCGAGCGCTCGGGCAACCTGAAAAAGGCCCCGCTGAAACTGGGCAATAAAGCGTATCCGGCGGGTGAAGCCTCGCCGGGCACTTACGTTCACGAGCGGTAA
- a CDS encoding phasin family protein, translated as MAKVILKKKIDVSTSALSDVKSYARKIWLAGLGAYAKVGQEGSDYFQELIKAGQAVEKKGKKAVTEKLEAANAEIDEAKSEVSSFKGRVEVQLDKVEKAFDSRVASALNRIGIPSKHDVETLSAKLDELTALLERVARKS; from the coding sequence ATGGCCAAAGTTATTTTGAAGAAAAAAATCGACGTTTCGACTTCTGCTCTGAGCGACGTCAAATCCTATGCCCGCAAGATCTGGCTGGCAGGCCTGGGTGCCTACGCCAAGGTCGGCCAAGAGGGCAGCGACTACTTTCAAGAGTTGATCAAAGCTGGTCAAGCTGTTGAAAAGAAAGGCAAAAAAGCCGTCACCGAAAAACTCGAAGCGGCCAACGCCGAGATCGATGAAGCCAAGAGCGAAGTGAGTTCTTTCAAAGGTCGTGTCGAAGTTCAGCTCGACAAGGTCGAGAAGGCGTTCGACTCCCGCGTAGCAAGCGCCTTGAATCGTATCGGCATTCCGTCTAAACATGACGTTGAGACACTCTCTGCTAAGCTCGATGAGCTGACGGCATTGCTCGAACGCGTCGCGCGTAAATCTTAA
- a CDS encoding phasin family protein, with product MAGKKNTDKEGSSWIGKVEDYSRKIWLAGLGVYSKIDTDGSKLFDTLVKDGEKAEKLTKSAVGKKVDAAKDSASSAKSRISGVKDRALGKWDELEGAFDKRLNSAISRLGVPSRNEVKALNSKVDTLTKQIEKLTGLKAQPVAAKTAAAKPAAKTAAAKPAAKSAAKPLAKAAAKPAAKAAAKPAAKTAAAKPAAKAAAKPVAAKAAAKTAAKPAAKTAAKPAAKPAAKTAAAKPAAKPAAKPAAAKKPAVKKPAAPKAAAPKPAAPAAARPATPAAPVSASNSAAAPTPAATPTVASTPSTPTSQS from the coding sequence ATGGCTGGTAAAAAGAACACCGATAAAGAAGGCAGCTCGTGGATCGGGAAAGTCGAAGACTACTCCCGCAAAATCTGGCTGGCTGGTTTAGGCGTGTACTCGAAGATCGACACTGACGGCAGCAAGCTCTTCGATACATTGGTCAAAGACGGCGAGAAAGCCGAGAAGCTCACCAAGTCCGCAGTCGGCAAAAAAGTCGATGCCGCCAAGGACTCCGCTTCTTCGGCCAAGTCGCGCATCAGCGGCGTGAAAGATCGCGCACTGGGCAAGTGGGACGAGCTGGAAGGGGCTTTCGACAAGCGCCTGAACAGCGCGATTTCGCGCCTCGGTGTACCGAGCCGCAATGAAGTCAAAGCACTCAACAGCAAGGTCGACACACTGACCAAACAGATCGAGAAACTCACCGGTCTGAAAGCCCAGCCTGTGGCGGCGAAAACCGCTGCGGCAAAACCGGCAGCGAAAACGGCTGCGGCCAAACCAGCGGCCAAGTCTGCTGCCAAGCCACTGGCCAAAGCGGCAGCTAAACCCGCGGCAAAAGCCGCGGCTAAACCGGCTGCGAAAACCGCTGCCGCCAAGCCCGCAGCCAAAGCTGCAGCCAAACCGGTTGCCGCCAAAGCCGCTGCCAAAACTGCAGCAAAACCTGCGGCCAAAACTGCAGCGAAACCAGCCGCCAAGCCAGCAGCGAAAACCGCTGCGGCCAAACCAGCTGCCAAGCCTGCGGCCAAACCGGCAGCAGCGAAGAAACCGGCAGTGAAAAAACCGGCCGCGCCGAAAGCCGCAGCGCCGAAGCCAGCAGCACCTGCTGCAGCCAGGCCGGCCACTCCGGCAGCCCCGGTGAGCGCGTCGAACTCCGCCGCGGCACCGACTCCGGCGGCTACCCCGACTGTTGCATCGACCCCGTCGACGCCAACCAGTCAGTCCTGA